The Hymenobacter sp. GOD-10R genome includes a window with the following:
- a CDS encoding GAF domain-containing protein, giving the protein MPVKGILSPHAEKQRLSALHPYQAMIQSGQQVYQEIAHLTAKIFLTPIVLLSLVEANDVIHAGAVGLPNLAASLPRAECICATAVYQPGISVFPDLQLFPCNWVKTELLAERGVRAYAGYPLKTVAGQPIGMLCLIDQTPRTFSPEDQLELQRIAAVAMRILDLQLALQHEPKQGPAVWKAINHRIALSIQRIGTLTALSQWETSSDTPAARSYRTSMHEERLLITQDIDREISIAFAHLGNGNTRKGLA; this is encoded by the coding sequence ATGCCAGTAAAAGGGATTTTGTCGCCCCACGCTGAGAAGCAACGCCTGAGTGCGTTGCACCCATATCAAGCTATGATTCAAAGCGGCCAGCAGGTGTACCAAGAAATTGCACACCTTACCGCCAAGATCTTTTTGACGCCAATCGTGCTTCTCTCGCTGGTAGAGGCGAATGATGTAATTCATGCGGGCGCTGTTGGCTTACCAAACCTAGCGGCGTCACTCCCCCGCGCAGAGTGCATCTGCGCCACGGCAGTGTATCAGCCTGGCATCTCCGTTTTTCCTGATCTGCAACTTTTCCCCTGCAATTGGGTGAAGACCGAGTTATTGGCCGAGCGGGGGGTCAGAGCGTATGCCGGTTACCCACTCAAAACGGTGGCAGGCCAGCCCATTGGCATGTTGTGCCTCATCGACCAAACTCCTCGGACCTTTTCGCCAGAAGACCAGCTAGAGCTTCAGCGTATTGCGGCGGTGGCGATGCGAATTCTTGACTTACAACTGGCTTTGCAACACGAGCCAAAGCAAGGACCCGCCGTCTGGAAGGCAATCAACCATCGAATTGCTCTTTCTATCCAGCGCATTGGCACGCTAACGGCGCTGTCGCAGTGGGAAACGTCATCGGATACGCCAGCTGCTCGCTCTTACCGCACTTCTATGCACGAGGAGCGCCTGCTCATCACCCAAGACATCGACCGAGAAATAAGCATTGCTTTTGCTCACCTGGGCAACGGCAACACTCGAAAAGGCCTAGCCTAG
- the ureC gene encoding urease subunit alpha encodes MSLPLDRRAYADMYGPTVGDKVRLGDTDLIVEVEKDYCIYGEECKFGGGKTLRDGMGQAAGVAQADALDMLITNALVIDYTGIYKADIGIKNGRISGIGKGGNPHIMPGVTPGMVVGVTTEVVAGEGQILTAGGIDCHIHFISPQQINEALASGVTTMVGGGTGPAAGTTATTCTPGAFYIEMMLKATEAYPLNFGFLGKGNSSKPEGLIEQVEAGALGFKLHEDWGTTPAAIDQCLTIADQYDVQVCIHTDTLNESGFVETSTAAFKGRTIHAYHTEGAGGGHAPDIIKICGEPNVIPSSTNPTRPFTVNTIDEHLDMLMVCHHLDNNIPEDVAFAESRIRGETIAAEDILHDLGALSIISSDSQAMGRVGEVLTRTWQTAHKMRQQRGLLPEDAHGQADNFRVKRYVAKYTINPARAHGFADEIGSVELGKLADLVLWKPHFFGSRPEMIIKGGIIVQAQMGDANASIPTPQPYFSRPMFGSFGPAVGKTSMIFVSQASVAHVQQYYGLQKQVVAVKNCRSVSKKDMALNDYLPNIQVDPETYKVTVDGVHLTCEPATKLPLGQLYNLF; translated from the coding sequence ATGTCTCTCCCCCTCGACCGGCGCGCTTACGCCGATATGTACGGCCCCACAGTGGGCGACAAAGTACGCCTCGGCGACACCGACCTGATCGTGGAAGTTGAAAAAGACTACTGCATCTATGGGGAGGAGTGCAAGTTTGGGGGCGGCAAAACCCTGCGCGACGGCATGGGCCAAGCGGCGGGCGTGGCGCAGGCCGATGCGCTGGACATGCTCATCACCAATGCCTTAGTGATTGACTACACCGGCATCTACAAGGCCGACATTGGTATCAAGAACGGCCGCATCAGTGGGATTGGCAAGGGCGGTAACCCCCACATTATGCCCGGCGTGACGCCCGGCATGGTGGTGGGCGTGACGACGGAAGTGGTAGCCGGTGAAGGCCAGATCCTGACGGCCGGCGGCATCGACTGCCACATTCACTTCATCAGTCCCCAGCAGATCAACGAGGCCCTAGCTTCCGGCGTCACGACGATGGTGGGCGGCGGTACTGGGCCGGCGGCGGGCACCACCGCCACCACCTGCACGCCGGGCGCGTTCTACATCGAGATGATGCTGAAAGCGACGGAAGCCTACCCGCTGAACTTCGGTTTCCTGGGCAAAGGCAATTCCTCCAAGCCCGAAGGCCTGATTGAGCAGGTCGAAGCCGGCGCCCTAGGCTTCAAGCTGCACGAAGACTGGGGCACCACGCCCGCGGCCATCGACCAGTGCCTCACCATCGCCGACCAGTACGACGTGCAGGTGTGCATCCACACCGATACACTGAACGAAAGCGGCTTCGTGGAAACGTCTACTGCCGCGTTCAAGGGCCGCACGATTCACGCCTACCACACCGAAGGCGCCGGCGGCGGCCACGCCCCCGACATCATCAAAATTTGCGGGGAGCCGAACGTTATTCCGTCGTCCACGAACCCCACGCGGCCCTTCACGGTGAACACCATCGACGAGCACCTCGACATGCTTATGGTGTGCCACCACCTCGACAACAATATCCCCGAAGACGTAGCCTTTGCCGAAAGCCGGATTCGCGGCGAAACGATTGCCGCCGAGGATATCCTGCACGACCTAGGTGCCTTATCCATCATTTCCTCCGACTCCCAAGCCATGGGCCGCGTGGGCGAAGTGCTAACGCGCACCTGGCAGACGGCCCACAAAATGCGTCAGCAGCGCGGCCTTCTCCCCGAAGATGCTCACGGCCAGGCCGACAACTTCCGGGTGAAGCGTTACGTGGCAAAGTACACCATCAACCCGGCCCGCGCCCACGGTTTCGCCGACGAAATCGGCTCCGTGGAGCTAGGTAAGCTCGCCGACCTGGTGCTCTGGAAACCACATTTTTTCGGTTCGCGCCCGGAGATGATTATCAAAGGCGGCATCATTGTGCAGGCGCAGATGGGCGATGCTAACGCCTCCATCCCCACGCCGCAGCCGTACTTCTCGCGGCCCATGTTCGGCTCGTTCGGTCCAGCCGTTGGCAAGACCTCGATGATCTTCGTATCGCAGGCTTCGGTGGCGCACGTGCAGCAGTACTACGGCTTACAGAAGCAAGTGGTAGCCGTAAAAAACTGCCGCAGCGTGTCGAAAAAGGATATGGCCTTGAACGACTACCTGCCTAACATCCAGGTTGACCCCGAGACCTACAAAGTAACCGTTGATGGTGTACATCTGACCTGCGAGCCCGCCACGAAGCTGCCGCTAGGGCAGTTGTATAACTTGTTTTAG
- the ilvN gene encoding acetolactate synthase small subunit: protein MSHQPIDRQEYNIIAYTENQVGLLNRIAIIFSRRKINIESLNVSPSEIEGIHRFNIVIHETEEVVAKLAGQIEKQVEVLKVYYNTNDDVIWQEMALYKVPTDIIAEKALVERLLRENGARAVVIRKDYTVFETTGHREETDNLIKVLQPFGLIEFVRSARIAIIKGSEGFNRKLREFERTEPSPEVAENEYLNSRDKVFTM from the coding sequence ATGAGTCACCAACCCATTGACCGGCAAGAATATAACATCATAGCCTACACGGAAAACCAGGTAGGTCTGCTGAACCGCATTGCCATCATTTTCTCCCGCCGCAAGATCAATATTGAAAGCTTGAACGTCTCGCCTTCCGAAATCGAAGGTATTCACCGGTTCAATATTGTGATTCACGAGACAGAGGAGGTCGTCGCGAAGCTAGCTGGGCAGATCGAGAAGCAGGTGGAAGTGCTGAAGGTGTACTACAACACCAACGACGATGTGATTTGGCAGGAAATGGCGCTTTACAAAGTGCCTACTGATATCATCGCCGAAAAGGCGTTGGTAGAGCGCCTGCTGCGCGAAAATGGAGCGAGGGCGGTAGTGATTCGCAAGGACTACACGGTGTTTGAAACCACTGGCCACCGCGAGGAAACCGACAACTTAATCAAAGTGCTCCAGCCTTTCGGACTGATTGAGTTTGTGCGCTCGGCCCGCATTGCCATCATCAAAGGCAGTGAAGGTTTCAACCGCAAGCTGCGCGAATTTGAACGGACGGAACCTAGCCCGGAAGTGGCTGAGAACGAGTACCTCAACAGCCGCGACAAAGTATTCACGATGTAG
- a CDS encoding urease accessory protein UreF yields MTQFARLLHLVDSAIPTGSFAYSYGLESSITFGLLKTPFGLRNYLYSYLQQVASMELPFINSCGQLAPANLGSELRDVVEAYDAMMLVPTLHRASLVQGKNWLKLLESFYPAAQLQDLGAWFAAQELPLHFTLVFALALTRAGFAVADLQTMYLHMALRDQLSAAIRLGFVGPMAGHQLQHDFYTIFEELLTNHAHKEHHEACRSAFLLDAAQILHEDIYSKLFQN; encoded by the coding sequence ATGACCCAATTCGCTCGCTTGCTCCACCTTGTTGACTCGGCCATTCCGACGGGCTCGTTTGCGTATTCGTACGGGCTGGAGAGCAGCATCACGTTTGGCTTGCTCAAGACGCCTTTTGGGTTGCGCAACTACCTGTACTCTTACCTTCAGCAGGTAGCGAGCATGGAGTTGCCGTTTATCAATTCGTGCGGCCAGTTAGCGCCAGCTAACTTAGGCTCCGAACTGCGTGACGTTGTGGAAGCGTATGATGCCATGATGCTCGTGCCGACCTTGCACCGGGCTAGCCTTGTACAGGGCAAAAACTGGCTGAAGCTGCTCGAATCGTTTTACCCAGCTGCCCAACTGCAAGACCTAGGTGCTTGGTTTGCGGCTCAAGAACTACCGCTGCATTTTACCTTGGTGTTTGCGCTGGCGCTAACCCGCGCTGGCTTTGCTGTCGCCGATCTGCAAACGATGTATCTGCACATGGCCTTACGCGACCAGCTCAGCGCGGCCATCCGCTTAGGCTTCGTAGGGCCGATGGCGGGCCACCAATTGCAGCACGACTTCTACACCATTTTCGAGGAGCTATTAACTAACCACGCGCACAAAGAGCACCACGAGGCATGCCGCTCAGCTTTTTTGCTGGATGCCGCGCAGATTCTGCACGAAGACATTTACTCCAAGTTATTCCAGAATTAG
- the ilvD gene encoding dihydroxy-acid dehydratase, translated as MILNKYSRIYTQDDSLPASQAMLIGSGLSDEDLRKPFVGICSTGFEGNTCNMHLNGLADDVKLGVAAQGLVGLRFNTIGVSDGITNGNAGMRFSLVSREIIADSIEAMAGAHYYDALACVVGCDKNMPGALIAMARLNRPALMVYGGSIRGGEFKGQKLNIVSCFEAYGKKVNGQISDEDYKGIIHNACPGPGACGGMYTANTMAAAIETLGLSVPASSSLPADSPAKVQECLDAGVYLRRLLELDLKPRDILTREAFENAMVIITVLGGSTNAVLHLIAIAHAAGVKLTMEDFQAVSNRVPVLADLKPSGKYLMEDLSKIGGVPAVQRTLLDYGLLNGDLMTVTGRTLAENLADVKPLGAEQDLLRPLDNPIKADGHIQMLYGNLATKGGVAKITGKEGLRFEGPAIVFNSEEELNQGITDHKIQPGQVVVIRYVGPKAGPGMPEMLKPTSAIMGAGLGDKVALITDGRFSGGTHGFVIGHVCPEAYDGGGLALVQDGDWIILDATENTINVQLSEDELAERRAAWQRPPLPVRQGVLLKYIRTVSDASHGCITDLLEEDYVNERATIPNLA; from the coding sequence ATGATCCTAAATAAATACAGTCGCATCTACACGCAGGACGACAGCCTGCCGGCTTCACAGGCCATGCTCATCGGCTCGGGCCTGTCGGATGAAGATTTGCGCAAGCCATTCGTGGGCATCTGCTCCACGGGCTTCGAGGGCAACACCTGCAACATGCACCTCAACGGCTTGGCCGACGACGTGAAGCTAGGAGTAGCCGCGCAAGGCCTGGTCGGGTTGCGGTTTAATACAATCGGCGTGAGCGACGGCATTACGAACGGTAATGCGGGCATGCGCTTCTCGCTGGTTTCGAGAGAAATCATTGCAGATTCGATTGAGGCTATGGCCGGCGCGCACTACTACGACGCGCTGGCTTGCGTGGTAGGTTGCGACAAGAACATGCCTGGTGCCCTCATCGCCATGGCGCGCCTCAACCGGCCGGCGCTGATGGTATATGGTGGCTCTATCCGCGGCGGCGAGTTCAAAGGGCAGAAACTCAATATTGTATCGTGCTTCGAGGCCTACGGAAAGAAGGTAAACGGCCAGATTTCGGACGAAGATTATAAAGGCATCATCCACAACGCCTGCCCCGGTCCGGGGGCGTGCGGGGGCATGTACACGGCTAACACCATGGCCGCTGCCATCGAGACCCTAGGTCTGAGTGTGCCGGCTTCGTCGTCGTTGCCCGCCGATAGCCCGGCCAAAGTGCAGGAGTGCCTTGATGCCGGCGTGTATTTGCGCCGTTTGCTGGAGCTAGACCTGAAGCCCCGCGACATTCTGACGCGCGAAGCTTTTGAGAATGCCATGGTGATTATCACCGTACTCGGCGGCTCGACCAATGCCGTGCTGCACCTTATCGCTATTGCCCACGCGGCCGGCGTGAAGTTGACCATGGAAGACTTCCAAGCCGTGAGCAACCGTGTGCCGGTGCTGGCTGACTTGAAACCTAGCGGCAAGTATCTGATGGAGGATCTGTCGAAAATAGGGGGTGTTCCAGCCGTGCAGCGCACGCTGCTCGACTACGGGCTGCTCAACGGCGACTTGATGACCGTAACGGGTCGCACGCTCGCCGAGAACCTAGCCGACGTGAAGCCACTCGGTGCTGAGCAAGACCTGTTACGTCCGCTGGATAACCCGATCAAAGCAGATGGCCACATTCAGATGCTGTATGGCAACCTGGCTACTAAAGGCGGTGTGGCAAAAATCACGGGCAAAGAAGGTCTGCGGTTTGAAGGCCCTGCTATTGTGTTCAACTCGGAAGAAGAACTGAACCAAGGCATTACCGATCATAAGATTCAGCCCGGTCAGGTGGTTGTGATTCGCTATGTGGGTCCGAAAGCGGGTCCGGGCATGCCGGAAATGCTCAAGCCAACCTCGGCCATCATGGGTGCTGGCCTCGGCGACAAAGTAGCGCTGATTACCGATGGTCGCTTCTCGGGTGGCACGCACGGCTTCGTGATTGGTCACGTTTGCCCCGAAGCTTACGACGGCGGCGGCCTAGCCTTGGTGCAGGACGGCGACTGGATTATTCTCGATGCTACCGAGAACACCATCAATGTGCAACTCTCCGAAGATGAGCTAGCTGAGCGCCGCGCCGCTTGGCAGCGTCCGCCGCTGCCGGTGCGTCAGGGCGTGCTGCTCAAGTACATCCGCACCGTGAGCGACGCCAGTCACGGCTGCATTACCGATTTACTCGAAGAAGACTATGTTAACGAAAGAGCAACCATCCCCAATCTTGCTTGA
- the ilvB gene encoding biosynthetic-type acetolactate synthase large subunit produces the protein MLTKEQPSPILLEQAPKTISGAEATLLALLEEGVDTIFGYPGGAIIPIYDALYDFKEQLNHVLVRHEQGGIHAAQGYARSSGRVGVVFATSGPGATNLVTGLADAQIDSTPLVCITGQVFAHLLGTDAFQETDIINITTPVTKWNYQVTDASEIPEALAKAFYIARSGRPGPVLIDITKNAQQQKFEFPGYTPCSHIRSYRPKPIVRPEYITQAAALINQAQRPFVLWGQGVILGAAEKEFQAFIEKSGIPSAWTILGDSAIPNDHPLNVGMLGMHGNYGPNVLTNECDVLIAIGMRFDDRVTGRLDKYAKQAQIIHLDIDPTEIGKNVAVTVPVWGNCKETLPLLTELVEAKTHDEWLGRFRDYLAQEVEAVIQEELFPTSEELTMGEIVQQLNELTGGEAIIVTDVGQHQMVACRYANFKKTRSNITSGGLGTMGFALPAAIGAKFGAPERPVVAIIGDGGFQMTIQELGTIMQTGVDVKIMIFNNQFLGMVRQWQELFNDRRYSFVNIASPDYVTVASGYGIAGQRVSERADLRPAIQRMLEHPGSFLLEVMVTKENNIFPMVPQGCSVAEIRLR, from the coding sequence ATGTTAACGAAAGAGCAACCATCCCCAATCTTGCTTGAGCAAGCCCCCAAGACGATTTCCGGCGCCGAAGCAACCTTGCTCGCGCTGCTGGAAGAAGGGGTGGACACGATCTTTGGGTATCCGGGTGGGGCCATCATCCCCATCTACGATGCGCTATACGACTTCAAAGAGCAGCTAAACCACGTGCTGGTGCGGCACGAGCAGGGCGGCATTCACGCGGCCCAGGGCTACGCGCGTTCGTCGGGTCGGGTAGGAGTAGTATTTGCTACCAGCGGCCCCGGTGCTACGAACTTGGTTACGGGCCTAGCTGATGCTCAGATTGATAGCACGCCGCTGGTGTGCATCACGGGGCAGGTGTTTGCGCACTTGCTCGGTACCGATGCGTTCCAGGAAACCGACATCATCAATATCACGACGCCCGTTACGAAGTGGAACTACCAAGTGACGGATGCGAGCGAAATTCCCGAGGCGCTGGCCAAGGCGTTCTACATCGCCCGCAGCGGCCGCCCCGGTCCGGTGCTCATTGACATTACCAAGAACGCGCAGCAGCAGAAGTTTGAGTTTCCGGGCTACACGCCTTGCTCGCACATCCGCAGCTACCGGCCCAAGCCAATCGTGCGGCCCGAGTACATCACGCAGGCGGCGGCGCTCATCAACCAAGCTCAGCGGCCGTTCGTGCTGTGGGGGCAGGGCGTGATCCTAGGTGCCGCGGAGAAGGAGTTTCAGGCGTTTATTGAAAAGAGCGGCATTCCGTCGGCCTGGACCATCTTAGGTGACAGCGCCATTCCGAACGACCACCCGCTGAACGTGGGCATGCTCGGCATGCATGGCAACTACGGCCCCAACGTGCTGACCAACGAATGCGACGTGCTGATTGCCATCGGTATGCGCTTCGATGACCGCGTAACCGGTCGCCTCGACAAATACGCCAAACAAGCCCAAATCATCCACCTCGACATCGACCCGACTGAAATCGGTAAGAACGTGGCGGTGACGGTGCCGGTGTGGGGCAACTGCAAAGAAACGCTGCCGCTGCTCACTGAATTGGTTGAAGCCAAGACGCACGACGAATGGCTGGGTCGCTTCCGCGACTACCTGGCCCAGGAAGTGGAAGCCGTCATCCAAGAAGAGCTTTTCCCTACCTCGGAAGAACTGACGATGGGTGAAATCGTGCAGCAACTCAATGAACTGACGGGCGGCGAAGCCATCATCGTGACCGACGTGGGCCAGCACCAGATGGTGGCTTGCCGCTACGCCAACTTCAAGAAGACGCGCAGCAACATCACGAGCGGCGGCCTAGGTACCATGGGCTTTGCCCTGCCTGCCGCCATCGGCGCCAAGTTTGGTGCACCCGAGCGCCCGGTGGTGGCCATCATTGGCGACGGTGGTTTCCAGATGACGATTCAGGAGCTAGGTACCATCATGCAAACGGGCGTTGATGTCAAGATCATGATTTTCAACAACCAGTTCCTCGGCATGGTCCGCCAGTGGCAGGAGCTGTTCAACGACCGGCGCTACTCCTTCGTGAACATCGCCAGCCCCGACTACGTGACCGTTGCCAGCGGCTACGGCATCGCCGGCCAGCGCGTGTCGGAGCGCGCCGATTTGCGCCCCGCCATCCAGCGCATGCTCGAACACCCCGGCTCCTTCCTGCTGGAAGTGATGGTAACCAAGGAGAACAATATCTTCCCGATGGTGCCGCAAGGATGCAGCGTAGCGGAAATCAGACTGCGGTAG
- the ureG gene encoding urease accessory protein UreG, translating into MAFVDKLALLLHGHSHEVLDSPGDYNERETRRLPTYRNFRKRAFTIGIGGPVGTGKTALLKALCERMRNDYELGVVTNDIFTREDAEFLIRNSALSEDRIVGVETGGCPHAAIREDISLNMDALEGLMQRFNYRLDFLFVESGGDNLAAHFSRELVDYSIYVIDVSGGDKIPRKGGPGITQADLLVINKIDLAEMVNADLGVMERDSKKMRGEGPFVFARALHGFNLDVIMDHIKVARERALQSVREDRR; encoded by the coding sequence ATGGCTTTTGTCGACAAGCTAGCTTTACTCCTGCACGGCCACTCTCACGAGGTGCTAGACTCGCCCGGCGACTACAACGAGCGGGAAACACGCCGCCTCCCTACCTATCGCAATTTCCGTAAGCGCGCCTTTACCATCGGCATTGGTGGCCCAGTAGGCACGGGCAAAACGGCGTTGCTCAAAGCCTTGTGCGAGCGGATGCGCAACGACTACGAGCTAGGTGTTGTGACCAACGACATTTTCACCCGCGAAGACGCCGAATTTCTGATCCGCAACAGCGCCCTAAGTGAGGACCGCATCGTGGGGGTAGAGACGGGAGGCTGCCCACACGCGGCAATTCGCGAAGATATTTCGCTGAATATGGACGCGTTGGAGGGCCTCATGCAGCGGTTCAATTATAGACTCGACTTCCTATTTGTGGAAAGTGGGGGCGACAACCTAGCGGCCCACTTCAGCCGCGAGTTGGTCGACTACTCCATCTACGTCATCGACGTGTCGGGCGGTGATAAGATACCGCGCAAGGGTGGCCCCGGCATTACCCAAGCTGATTTACTCGTTATCAACAAGATAGACTTGGCCGAGATGGTCAACGCAGACCTAGGTGTGATGGAGCGCGACTCGAAAAAGATGCGGGGCGAAGGGCCTTTTGTATTCGCCCGCGCCTTGCACGGCTTCAATCTAGACGTGATTATGGACCACATTAAGGTAGCCAGAGAGCGAGCATTGCAGTCAGTACGCGAAGACAGACGCTAA
- the ilvC gene encoding ketol-acid reductoisomerase, producing the protein MATINFGGVEENVVTRDEFPLAKAHEVLKDDTIAVIGYGVQGPGQALNMRDNGFNVIVGQRKDSASWEKAVSDGWVEGETLFSIEEAADRGTIICNLLSDAGQIALWPTLKERLTAGKTLYFSHGFGITFNDQTNIIPPADVDVILVAPKGSGTSLRRLFLAGGGLNSSFAVFQDATGKAYEKAVAMGIGVGSGYLFQTDFKKEVYSDLTGERGVLMGALAGIIEAQYQVLRQRGHSPSEAFNETVEELTQSLVPLVGENGMDWMFSNCSVTAQRGALDWKGRFRDATLPVLNELYDSVASGEEARRTIERGSTPGYRKELEAELKEVRDSELWQTGATVRQLRSKTENVEA; encoded by the coding sequence ATGGCAACCATCAATTTTGGCGGCGTAGAAGAAAACGTAGTTACCCGCGACGAGTTCCCCCTAGCAAAAGCGCATGAAGTTCTGAAAGACGACACGATTGCTGTCATCGGGTACGGTGTACAAGGCCCCGGCCAGGCCCTGAACATGCGCGACAATGGGTTCAACGTGATTGTAGGTCAGCGCAAAGACTCGGCTTCTTGGGAGAAAGCCGTGAGCGACGGCTGGGTGGAAGGCGAAACGCTGTTCTCAATCGAGGAAGCGGCTGACCGCGGCACCATCATCTGCAACCTGCTGTCGGATGCCGGCCAAATTGCCCTGTGGCCTACGCTGAAAGAGCGCCTGACTGCTGGCAAAACGCTGTACTTCTCGCACGGTTTCGGCATCACCTTCAACGACCAAACCAACATCATCCCTCCAGCTGATGTAGACGTGATTCTGGTAGCTCCCAAAGGTAGCGGCACCAGCCTGCGTCGCCTGTTCCTGGCCGGTGGTGGTCTGAACTCGTCGTTCGCCGTGTTCCAGGACGCTACGGGCAAAGCGTATGAAAAAGCTGTAGCCATGGGCATCGGTGTTGGTTCGGGTTACCTGTTCCAAACCGACTTCAAGAAAGAAGTTTACTCTGACCTCACCGGCGAGCGTGGCGTGCTGATGGGCGCCCTAGCCGGCATCATCGAGGCCCAATACCAAGTGCTGCGTCAGCGCGGCCACTCGCCTTCGGAAGCGTTCAACGAAACTGTAGAAGAGCTGACCCAGAGCCTCGTGCCGCTGGTTGGTGAAAACGGCATGGACTGGATGTTCAGCAACTGCTCGGTAACGGCCCAGCGCGGCGCCCTCGACTGGAAAGGTCGTTTCCGCGACGCTACCCTGCCCGTGCTGAACGAGCTGTACGACAGCGTAGCCTCCGGCGAAGAAGCCCGCCGCACCATCGAGCGTGGCTCGACCCCCGGCTACCGCAAGGAGCTGGAAGCTGAACTGAAAGAAGTACGCGACTCGGAGTTGTGGCAGACTGGCGCTACGGTGCGCCAACTGCGCTCGAAAACAGAAAACGTAGAAGCGTAA
- a CDS encoding urease accessory protein — MQALLPILFAFVVGMGHAFEPDHLLAVSQLVAKRDNMLLAVKDGLYWGLGHTTTLVIFGGIIMLGKITFLQSGYFEAAVGLVLITMGVGRLTNKANFNLGQNVKYQHSFAYAIGLLHGLAGSGALVLLVMSELRDPLQSLAYILVFGLGSIVGMFGAAALMNIPFTPRMRISRVLTSTVIVISSLLSIGYGSWMVYANVKF; from the coding sequence ATGCAGGCTTTATTACCCATTTTATTTGCATTCGTAGTCGGCATGGGGCACGCCTTTGAGCCCGATCATTTGCTGGCCGTGAGCCAACTTGTCGCCAAGCGCGACAACATGCTGCTGGCAGTGAAAGACGGTCTATACTGGGGCCTAGGTCACACCACCACGCTGGTGATTTTTGGAGGCATTATCATGCTTGGCAAAATTACCTTTCTACAAAGTGGCTATTTTGAAGCGGCTGTAGGCCTAGTGCTGATTACGATGGGCGTTGGGCGCCTGACGAACAAGGCCAATTTCAACCTAGGCCAGAACGTGAAGTACCAACACAGCTTCGCCTATGCTATTGGGTTACTGCACGGCCTAGCTGGTAGCGGCGCTTTGGTACTCCTAGTAATGAGTGAGTTGCGCGACCCGCTGCAAAGCCTAGCTTATATCTTGGTGTTTGGCCTAGGTTCGATTGTGGGTATGTTTGGCGCGGCGGCCCTCATGAATATTCCCTTCACGCCCCGCATGCGCATCAGTCGGGTGCTCACTAGCACCGTCATCGTCATTTCCTCCCTGCTGAGCATCGGCTACGGCAGTTGGATGGTCTATGCGAATGTTAAGTTCTAA
- a CDS encoding urease subunit beta, with translation MHLSPKDLDKLVLHQAGFVAQKRYARGLRLNYPEAVALLATQLLEFIRDGERVAVLMDKGKKILGRQDVLEGVADMLVEVQVEGTFPDGTKLVTVHHPICREEGSSELALYGSGLTKKPQTHSPDNLINAAPGEYLLAADDLILNEGRATVELEVVNMGDRPVQVGSHYPFFETNLALQFDREKAYGFRLNIPAGTAVRFEPGERKRVTLVALAGERIVYGGNGLIDGKLDDNSVRTTALEKTTTSTS, from the coding sequence ATGCACCTCTCGCCCAAAGACCTCGACAAACTCGTGCTGCACCAGGCTGGCTTCGTGGCCCAGAAGCGCTACGCCCGTGGCCTGCGGCTCAACTACCCCGAAGCCGTAGCCCTGCTCGCGACCCAGCTGCTGGAGTTTATCCGCGACGGGGAGCGAGTGGCCGTGCTCATGGACAAAGGCAAGAAGATCCTAGGTCGGCAGGATGTGCTGGAGGGCGTGGCCGACATGCTGGTGGAAGTGCAGGTGGAAGGTACCTTCCCCGACGGCACCAAGCTCGTGACCGTGCACCACCCGATATGCCGCGAAGAAGGCTCGTCCGAGCTAGCCCTCTACGGCTCCGGCCTCACCAAAAAGCCGCAGACGCATTCCCCCGACAACCTCATCAACGCCGCGCCGGGCGAATACCTGCTCGCCGCCGACGACCTCATCCTGAACGAAGGCCGCGCCACCGTGGAGCTGGAAGTGGTCAACATGGGCGACCGGCCGGTGCAGGTTGGCTCGCACTATCCCTTCTTCGAGACGAACCTAGCCCTGCAATTCGACCGCGAAAAGGCATATGGCTTCCGGCTCAATATCCCGGCGGGTACGGCCGTGCGCTTTGAGCCCGGCGAGCGAAAGCGCGTGACACTGGTGGCGCTAGCTGGGGAAAGGATTGTGTATGGCGGGAATGGGTTGATTGATGGGAAGTTGGATGATAATTCAGTACGCACTACCGCTCTAGAAAAAACCACTACTTCTACATCTTGA